A stretch of DNA from Methylosinus sp. LW4:
GTGAGCCGCGCTCTCGCTTCGGGCGCACGCGTCTATTGGGTGTGCCCGCTGGTGGAGGAGAATGAAGACCTCGATCTCGCCGCCGCGCAGGATCGTCACGAGGATCTGACGCGCATTTTCGGCGAGATCGTCGGCCTCGTTCACGGCCGTATGAAAGCGCCCGAGCGCGACGCCGCAATGGAGGCGTTCAAGCAGGGCGAAACGCGCATACTCGTCGCCACCACTGTCATAGAGGTCGGCGTCGATGTGCCGGAGGCGACGGTCATGGTGATCGAGCACGCCGAACGCTTCGGCCTCGCGCAATTGCATCAGCTGCGCGGGCGCGTCGGGCGCGGCTCCGGCAAATCCTCCTGCCTTCTGCTCTACAAAGGCCCGCTCGGCGAGACGGCCAAGGCGCGGCTCGTCATGCTGCGCCAGACCGAGGACGGCTTCCGCATAGCGGAGGAGGATTTGCGCCTGCGCGGGGAAGGAGAAATTCTCGGCGCGCGGCAATCCGGCCTGCCGGGCTTCCGCCTGGCCGATCTCTCGGCCCATGCTCGGCTGCTGGCCATAGCGCGCGACGATGTCGAGCTGACCCTGCGCCGCGACCCGGACCTCTCCGGCCCGCGGGGCGAGGCGCTGAGGGTTCTGCTCTATCTCTTCGAGCGCGACGAGGCGGTGAAGCTGCTGCGGGCGGGATGATCGCCGGGGCCTTTATCGCGCGCGCCATTGCGCGTAAATTCCAGACCCGAGCCGCGGCGCGGCGAAAATGAAAAAAAAGCGGGCGGCGAGCGCCCGCAAAGGGAGAGCGAATTGTCCTATCTGCACACGATCTGGAGCCAATTGTCGTGGAGCGACAAATGGGTCCTCGGCATAAACGTCTTTCTCGCCGTCGTTTTCTTCGCCTCCTGGCGGAACAAGAAGCGCCGCCAGAAGCAGGGGGAGTGATACGACTTCCGTTCGATCCATTCGGATTCAACATCCATCCCTCGCCCTGAGGAGCCCGCGAAGCGGGCGTCTCGAAGGGCGGCCGCTGCGTGGCGCTGGATCGTCCTTCGAGGCTTTTTGCGCGCCGCAAAAAGCGCCTCAGGACGAGGGGGGATTGTATTCGCCGCGCCGAAACGCTCAGCCGGCGCCGCGCAGGCTCGCGGCCGTCTGGCCGAAGAGGATTTTGCGCTCCTCTTCCGTGAAGCCGTCGCGCGGGCGGGAGAGGATCTCGCCTTTCGCATAGGCGCGCTCGACCGCCGGCCGCGCGCGCATCGTCTCGAGCCAGCGCCGCACATTGGGAAAATCGTCGAGATTTTGTCCCTGCCGCTCATAAGGAACGATCCAGGGATAGGCGGCCATATCGGCGATGGAATAGTCATCGGCGATGTAGTCTCGCCCCGCGAGGCGCTTGTCCAGCACGCCATAGAGGCGATTGGTCTCGTTCACATAGCGATCGATCGCGTAAGGAATCTTCTCCGGCGCATAATTGCGGAAATGATGGTTCTGGCCGGCCATGGGGCCGAGCCCGCCGACCTGCCAGAACAGCCATTCGAGAGCGCGCGCGCGGCCGCGCAGATCGCTCGGCAGAAAGCGCCCCGTCTTCTCGGCGAGATAGACGAGGATCGCGCCGGATTCGAACAGCGAGACGGCCGCGCCGCCGTCCGCCGGCGCATGGTCGACGATGGCCGGCATGCGATTATTCGGCGAGATGGCGAGAAAGGCCGGAGCAAATTGCTCGCCTTTCGAAATGTCGACGGGGACGATTTTATAGGCGAGCCCCGCCTCCTCGAGAAAGATCGTTATCTTGTGGCCATTGGGCGTGGGCCAAAAATGGAGGTCGATCATATGAGGTCTCCGTGTCGCGCGAGGGCGCGCTGCTCGCTATTCGCTTTTCCCATTATTCGTTCTTCCCGCCGGAATCGTGACAAAGAAAGTCGATCCTTGTCCCGGCTGCGATGTCACGGACAGCCGCCAGCCATGACGATCGGCGATGGATTTGCAGATCGCGAGTCCTATACCGGTGCCGGGATATTTGCCTTTCGGATGCAGCCGCTTGAACGGCTCGAAGACGAGCTGCGCATATTTGCTTTCGAAGCCGATGCCATTGTCGGCGAAAGCCACGACGATTTCGCGCTCGTTCTGCGTCGCTTGGATGACGATCTCCGGCGCGTGATCGGGCTTGCGATATTTGAGCGCGTTGGAGACGATATTATGCGTCAGCCGCGCGAATTGCGAGCGGTCGGCGCGAAAAGCGACATGCGGCGCGTCTATGCGCAGGCGGGCGCCGCTCTCCGCGATCGCCTCGGAGAGATCGTCGATGGCGAGGTCCAGCTCGTCGCGCAGATCGAGGTCCTGCACATTCTGCGCATCATTGATCGCGCGCGAATAGGTGAGGAGATCGTCGACCAGCTCGCGCGCGCGCAGCGCCGAGGAGCGCATCACGCTATTGGCGTAGCTCATGTCGTTCTCATTGGCGCTGGAGATCGCCTGCTCGAGAATATCCGCGAATGCGGCGATCTTGCGCAGCGGCTCCTGCAGATCATGCGAGGCGACATAGGCGAATTGCGCCAGACGCTCATTGGCGCGCTCCAGCTCCGCCGCGCGCTGCGACAGCGCGTTCTCCGCCTCGCGCCGCGCGGTGATGTCGAGCACGGTCGCCAGCACGACCGCGCCGCTCTCGCTCTCGATCGGCGTCAGGCCGATCTCGACCGGAAACTCGCTGCCGTCGCGCCGCGTCGCCTTCAAATCGCGGCCGGCGCCCATCGGCCGCTTGCTCGGATGAGCGAGGAAGCTCTGGCGCAAGGAGGAGTGCGCCGCCCGCATGCGCGCCGGGACGAGAATATCGATGGACTTTCCAACCAGTTCGTCGCTACGATAACCGAACATACGCTCGGTCTCCGCGTTGACGAATTGAATGAGTCCATCGGCGCTGCTGACGATCATGGCGGCAGGCGCCGACTCTACCGCGAGGCGAAAATGATCGTCGCCTATGCTGTCGAAGCTCATCCTCGCACCCCTCGTCGCGCGCATCTGTCAGCGCTCGTTGCTGCGCGCGGGGCGACCGCATCCTATCTGATAGGAGACAGCGTCTGAGAAAACGAGCGCAAGTCGAGAAGATGGGGATTGTGATGTCCGCTGTCGAGACGAAGAATCGGGCCTGCCGCGTATTGATCATCGAGGACGATCAAGACGACGTCTTCCTGTTCAAGCGCGCCCTCGATTCCGTGCGCTCCTTGCTGGAGCGCGACATAGAATGCGAGCAGGTCGACAATGGGCTGGACGCGATCTTTCTCGTCTCGCGCGAGGAGATCACCGACAAGCTCCCGGATGTGCTGGTGCTGGACCTCAACATGCCGCGCCTCGACGGCGTGAAGTTCCTGAAGTCGCTGCGCCGCTCGCTGCTGCTGAAGGAGCTGCCGGTTTTCGTGCTGACGACCTCCACCGCGCCGTCGATCCATGAGGAGGCGATGCGGGCCGGCGCCGACAAGGTGTTCGTCAAGCCCAATGACGCCGAGGCGCTGCTCGCCATCGCGCTGGAGATCGTGAGCTCGGCGCTGGAGCGGCGCGGCGAGCCGGCGACGCGTCAGTAATACCAGAGCCCGTCGTGCAGCCCGCGCGGCGAGGGCGGCGGCGCCTGGCGCGGCGGCGGATTGACGTAATCCCCGTAGTAGCCGCCGCCATATGGCGCTCCATAGCCGTAGGGCGCCGGGCCGCCGGCGTTCTGGCCGGGGGGAGGGGCGTGTCTCTGCCGCTCGCGCTGACGCCGGCGCTGCTCATAGGCGTGCTTGCGCGCCTCCCACAGATCGCGTCGCTGCTCGGCGGCCTGCGCGCGCGAAGGCCCCGCGCCGCCCTCGCGCTGGCGGTCCCGCGCGAATGGCTCCGCGCGCGCCGAGGCCGCGACTGCGACGCCTGCGAAGACGATCGATGCGACGAGCAGGGCTTTCGACATGGGACGCCTCCGATTGCAAATGAAAGCCTAGTCTAGACCATGGCGCGGCCGCTGGCCGGCGGCGCGAGCGGATGTGGTTAAGGTCGTCTCTCGCGCTCGCGCGCGCAGCAACACTTTCTTCAGCCTTTGCTGGAAATGTCACAAATCTCGCCGCTCGAGGCGGCGGGCCGTTTTTCGCGATTGTGATGCGAAAGCTTCTTTGTGGAGCGGCGCCATGATGACGCTTGATCCGACGACGTTCAGCCCCGGCGACGAGGCCGCAAATCGAATCGCCTATGCCTGTCTGCCGCCGCCCACGACACGCTGGGTGGTGCGTCGCAAGGCCGAAGTGGTGGCGGCGGTGCGCAGCGGCGTCGTCTCGCTCGACGATGTCTGCCGGCGCTATTCGCTGACGCGGGACGAGTTCGAGGCCTGGGCGAGCTCCATCGACAGCCATGGCGTCGACAGCTTGCGCACGACGCGGCTGCAATATTATCGCCGCCGCGCCGCGCGTCTCGCCGCCGGCAAGCGCTGAGCCGTCAGCCCTGCGGCTTGTGCTCGATCCGCAGCGCCTCGCCGGCGCGATGGGCGAGCGCGGTCTGAATCGGCCCCGCCAGAGCCGCCAGCAGCCAGGGCAGCCAGACCTCTATGCGCAGCGAATCGGCGAGCACGTCTATGCGCGCCTGCATATTGTGGCCGAAGGCGCCGACCTTCAGATCGGCGGCGTTCCCGGTCCAGACGACCTCGGAATGGGCGAGCTTGTCCACATAGTCCCGCCGCAGCTGTTCGAGCCCGGCGGCGACGCGCGCCCGCGCCGTCTCGACGCCGAGATCATGGCTCACGGTGATGACGATGGATTTTTGCATAGCGAGGCTCCCGTGCCGCCAATCTAGGCGCCGAGAGACGGATTTCACAGGGGCGGGACGATTGCCGGCTTCCCGAGTAGGATTCGATTAATTACCTAAGTATTTGAAATAAATATAAGTCAGCAGTCCTATAGCAACAATATATCAACATCGATCTAGAATGCACGGCCGCGACCCGCGGCATCAATACCGCCGCCGCGAGCCTCCGACACGAAACGCAATCAAGAAAGGTCTGGAAGGGGTAGGGGCGTGTGGATGCGGCGTAAGCTGGCATAGAGTGTCTTTGCGCGTTCCAGCCTGTCCTTAGCCTTTTCTGGTTTGCGTCGTTCAGTCTCGCCCCACGGATCGACCTCGCCCACGGAGAATAGGAACGCGGCCGTTGCGGCAAGCTCAAGTTCGATGGGATCAGCACTTGCTGCTTTTTGTACAAGTTCGATCCTACCGGGGAGCGCCTCGCCTGAACTAGCCAACTCGGTTGTGAAAATTGAATAGAAGCCACCCCAGCTAGTTGGGTGCTCCTCCTCTTTAGCAATTCCAAGTCGATTCGCGGACCGAATAGCAGATGTCAAGTCTTCGCAGTAAGGACCATAGTGGCGATATTCGAAGTGAAACCCCGTGCCAACTCCGCTTAGCTCCAACAGATAAGCAATCTTCTGAAGACGGGTTCGGCCAACAACACGACCTCCAGCGTCGCGAATAATCTCGGCTGCCCTCTGCGCCGGATGTCCGAGCTTATTTACCTGCGGCATTTTTGATCTCTCCCCGGATCAGATCCTTGACCAAATCCCGCGCCTCACCGTCCTCGGCTGCCGCATAGACTCTGAAAAGCCGAAATGGTTCAATTCCTCGCACGATACGAGATCGCTCCCCCAAATCGACCAGTCGATCGTCTGCAGTACGAATCCGGATTTGGTTCAATGGTCCTTTTGATTCTTGAAGCTTCTTGTAGGGCTCGCGCTCGGCGCGATCCACCAAAATTCTCGGGAGGTCACACCCGTTTGCGCACACCCATTCCGAAATTTTTTCTTCCACTCGATCCGACAATTGGTCGAGAAGGCAAGCTTCCTTCTCCAATCGTTCGGCTCCTAGCGCGTTTGCAATTTGCTCGCGAACATTCAACGATTTGTAAAATTTCCGATCGCGGAGCCGTCTGGCTAAGTTTCCTAGGGCCGCATCGGGCGCATCAGCAAACAATGGCAAAGCACCCCATACGACTGTATCGTCGAGCGAAAGCACGCATTCGATATCATTTGGGTTTCGGATAAATCTAACGAGCGGATGATTTTCGGGCAACCCTGTTCGGAGGTGCTCACCTTCTAAAAGCAGCTCAAAAGCCCGGAGAAGCAGCTCCGTGAACAGTTTCTCGGCTCCCCTGGTTGCTTTATGGAAATAGACTGTTGGATACAATTGAAATAAGCCAACGACGTAGGCCTCCGCAGCAAACACGGCCTTCGGTCCAAGCACAAAGGTTTCAATTTTGCCTAATTCTTGCTCATCTACTCCGTAGGGAACCTCTCCAATTTCAATGTTTGCAATGAGCCACTCGAAGTCTATTGCCCCGTGCTGGGTCCCGGTCATGAGCCGATCCCTGCGCATGTAATCTAAACGGTCAGCATCGAACTGACTTGAAACGACCGCGCCGTAAAGGCTGCGGGGTCCCCCTTTCACGATTGCAGCAACGTCGTTGGCAAAACCGCTGCCTAGTTGATTTAATGCGTCGGCCACATCTCCATCCCGAATTAATGCGTCGCTGACGTGCTCATGATCAGCCATTTTCAGCTTAAGACGACGGCCTACATCCTCGAAAGCATGACTGAATGGACCGTGCCCCAGGTCGTGTACGAGTGCCGCGGCAACAGCCGCATCGGCCTGATAGGGTCGATATCTCGTGCTGCCCATGTGCGCTTCAATGATCTGCATCAGCCGACGCGCTATGTGAAAAACTCCTAGGCTATGCGCAAAACGCGAGTGCGTCGCCCCAGGATAGACGAGATCAGAAAAACCAAGTTGCTTTACACGCCTCAGGCGTTGAAAAGCTCGCGTTTGAACGACGTGCCAGAGGGCGTCGTGAAAATCATCCGCTGGAAATGCGATAAGGTTGTGGAGTGGGCAACGCACTCGCTGAGACTTGAACGGCACCTATAATCTTCCTTTCAATATGGCAGGTTACCCGATTCGGCTGCCTGCATGAAGATCATATTCCGCCGATAGCGTTGCAGTTTGGGAGGAACCCGAGGAGGGAGAGCAATCGCCGTCGCGCCCGGCGATAACCGGTGGGGCTGTCTCTCGAAGCGCTAGGGCATTCTATCGGCTGATATGTTCACTAATATCCGGTTGTTCCGAGCAGGGCGAACGCCCACCGGAATATTTTCTCGCCCCCTTTGCAAGCGCCGAGGCGCAGCGAACACAAGAACTCCATATCCTTGCGCATTTCGGCGCGCTCTTCCGGGGCTTGGCAATCGATTCCGAGCGTCATCTCAAATTTCTCGGCGAGCGCCTCGTGTACGGCTTCTCTGACATCGTCATTGGTCAACTCGGCCATTTCCTTCCCCTATTCGGCGACAGGGCGCCCACGGCAAAACCGCCCACGGCGTCAACCCGCTAGGCCACAATCTCGTAATGTCGCCCCATTATTCCGAGGAGGTAGACACTGCCGCCCGCGACCGCAAGCTGATCGCCGCAGCGGACCTATTCGGGAAGGGGAAGCGAGGAGAGCTGCAAAACGCGCCGGTAAATCTGTAAAACAGCGCGCGAGCGACGAAGGCAGCTAATTGATATTGCTGGCTCCCCGAGCAGGACTCGAACCTGCGACCCAGCGATTAACAGTCGCTTGCTCTACCGGCTGAGCTATCGGGGAACGGTGGCGGGCATATAGCAAGCTCTAAGCACTCTTGCCAAGCCCTGTTCGCCGCCTTTCTCGATTTCTTTCGCGTCGCCCACAAGCCATTCAATCGGCAGGCGGAAAAAGCGCGAGTGTCGCTACTATGTCATTCTGGGACGGCAGGCCCGCCTCATTGCCGAGGTGCTGAATCTTGTAGCCGGAAGCCGCGCGCGCGAAGCGGAAGTGCTCGCGCCAGGGCGCTTCCGGCCGCTGGAGATAGGACGCCATATAGGCGCCGTGGAACACATCGCCCGCGCCCGACGTATCGACGATGCGCTCCGCCGGCACGGGGAGAGAGGGCAGGCGCTGCACCTCGCCATTCTCGTCGTACCAGAGCATTCCGCGCTCGCCATTGGTGACGCCGCCGATGCGGCAGCCCTTGCTCTTCAAAAAGGCCAGCATGTCGGCCTCCGAGAGCGTCATCTGTTCGCAGAGCCGCTCGGCGACGATGGCGACGTCGATGAACTCCAGCAGATCGGTGATTCCCGGCCGCAGCGCACCGCCGTCCAGCGAGGTCAGCGCGCCCGATTCGCGGCAGGCGCGCGCGTAAT
This window harbors:
- a CDS encoding glutathione binding-like protein, yielding MIDLHFWPTPNGHKITIFLEEAGLAYKIVPVDISKGEQFAPAFLAISPNNRMPAIVDHAPADGGAAVSLFESGAILVYLAEKTGRFLPSDLRGRARALEWLFWQVGGLGPMAGQNHHFRNYAPEKIPYAIDRYVNETNRLYGVLDKRLAGRDYIADDYSIADMAAYPWIVPYERQGQNLDDFPNVRRWLETMRARPAVERAYAKGEILSRPRDGFTEEERKILFGQTAASLRGAG
- a CDS encoding sensor histidine kinase; protein product: MSFDSIGDDHFRLAVESAPAAMIVSSADGLIQFVNAETERMFGYRSDELVGKSIDILVPARMRAAHSSLRQSFLAHPSKRPMGAGRDLKATRRDGSEFPVEIGLTPIESESGAVVLATVLDITARREAENALSQRAAELERANERLAQFAYVASHDLQEPLRKIAAFADILEQAISSANENDMSYANSVMRSSALRARELVDDLLTYSRAINDAQNVQDLDLRDELDLAIDDLSEAIAESGARLRIDAPHVAFRADRSQFARLTHNIVSNALKYRKPDHAPEIVIQATQNEREIVVAFADNGIGFESKYAQLVFEPFKRLHPKGKYPGTGIGLAICKSIADRHGWRLSVTSQPGQGSTFFVTIPAGRTNNGKSE
- a CDS encoding response regulator, whose product is MSAVETKNRACRVLIIEDDQDDVFLFKRALDSVRSLLERDIECEQVDNGLDAIFLVSREEITDKLPDVLVLDLNMPRLDGVKFLKSLRRSLLLKELPVFVLTTSTAPSIHEEAMRAGADKVFVKPNDAEALLAIALEIVSSALERRGEPATRQ
- the sciP gene encoding CtrA inhibitor SciP, which gives rise to MMTLDPTTFSPGDEAANRIAYACLPPPTTRWVVRRKAEVVAAVRSGVVSLDDVCRRYSLTRDEFEAWASSIDSHGVDSLRTTRLQYYRRRAARLAAGKR
- a CDS encoding polyhydroxyalkanoic acid system family protein; the protein is MQKSIVITVSHDLGVETARARVAAGLEQLRRDYVDKLAHSEVVWTGNAADLKVGAFGHNMQARIDVLADSLRIEVWLPWLLAALAGPIQTALAHRAGEALRIEHKPQG
- a CDS encoding HD domain-containing protein yields the protein MPFKSQRVRCPLHNLIAFPADDFHDALWHVVQTRAFQRLRRVKQLGFSDLVYPGATHSRFAHSLGVFHIARRLMQIIEAHMGSTRYRPYQADAAVAAALVHDLGHGPFSHAFEDVGRRLKLKMADHEHVSDALIRDGDVADALNQLGSGFANDVAAIVKGGPRSLYGAVVSSQFDADRLDYMRRDRLMTGTQHGAIDFEWLIANIEIGEVPYGVDEQELGKIETFVLGPKAVFAAEAYVVGLFQLYPTVYFHKATRGAEKLFTELLLRAFELLLEGEHLRTGLPENHPLVRFIRNPNDIECVLSLDDTVVWGALPLFADAPDAALGNLARRLRDRKFYKSLNVREQIANALGAERLEKEACLLDQLSDRVEEKISEWVCANGCDLPRILVDRAEREPYKKLQESKGPLNQIRIRTADDRLVDLGERSRIVRGIEPFRLFRVYAAAEDGEARDLVKDLIRGEIKNAAGK
- a CDS encoding sugar kinase — translated: MQSLFIGHSYIDVTMRTQVMPKGDEKDVAEDYAVSFGGNAVTAAFACSKLIGDGVELLTQLAPDWLGHMFMDMAATYGLRVHPRRVRRSSLSFVLPKDGKRAILRARDNNFLEDFQRLDLTGVRALHSDGHIADAALHYARACRESGALTSLDGGALRPGITDLLEFIDVAIVAERLCEQMTLSEADMLAFLKSKGCRIGGVTNGERGMLWYDENGEVQRLPSLPVPAERIVDTSGAGDVFHGAYMASYLQRPEAPWREHFRFARAASGYKIQHLGNEAGLPSQNDIVATLALFPPAD